GAAATACAAGAATCACTCTTAACTCTCACAGTGGTGCACACAATCATCACAACTCACAATAACTCAACACAATAAATAACATATTCACTTTCTCTCTGATGCTTCACGGTACACACACCACACTCCTCTGGTTTTCTCTCTTCACGGTGGTGCACACTACACCAATTTTCCCGTGGTTCTCCCTCTATTCCCACACACTCACACAGCTTTCTTTCTCTAGTGCAACTTTGCTTATTTCTTTCTCGATGGTGGTGGTTTTTCTTTGCACATCTTGCTCTCCTTTTATAACCAATAAAAGAACTAAACTCCAAGAAACATTGGTGCAGAGTTTCGGAACTTCAACAGACAAAGGGAAGACACTTTCCTCAAAGTCCTCAACTTTACAAAAAGTGGGGGACATTCGTTTCCTTATTCAGCAAGTGGGCCCTTTTAAAGTTTACCTAACAGTTATCGTTTGTATGGATGGATGGGATATCCATTTAGTAAAACAATGgatttggttatatttttatgaaatgaaTCAAATTGGGtatatttgttaattaaatttttactaaattaaagtgcgttagtaaattttttttaaaatcaattcattatcatctaaaataaaatgtatataattcatttgtttcttaatttatacTAAGTTTAGCATAGTTAAACGTTAAAACCAAAAacaacataatttatattttaagaaactaaaatgagaaaagaaattgaagacTATACTAAAATCAATATACATAGAAAGACTAACACGAGAAGATTACAATCGTGAGTCTCTTTGATGATCCTAGAGTGTTTGGCCGAGCACTTGAAAGGAGAAATATCGATAGCGTCTTTAAACACATTCTGTCGTGATGcataaacaatataataaatgtaGCAAAAAAGTGAACAGTAATATTACTAATGGATTAATGAGTGTAGATTAACTTAGGTCCGATTATTAATGTTCTTCATATTATTAAGATAATCTCATTTTAGTCGGGAAAACCTAGATGGTATCAGTTCTCATGAACGCTATCATCTCGGTTTCTTCGATACATGAACATTTAGTTACTAGAGCAAAACTCTCTTAATTAAACCTATTACTTGGTTAGTTTGTTTTCATGTTATGATGCTGATCATCACGTACACTTTTCTTAATTTAGTCATTTGTGTTCTATTTATTATCgactaaatatattattaaaattactaaatatCATTCTATATGGTTATGGTGTAGCAATTTGCGTGCACGAAGTTAATAAAGTTTTCATACTTCCaattttataattctaaacTTTCCCAATACGCACATTATCTTTGACAAGCACTTTGGCACCATACATCGCACCATTTATACGTTACGTTTGACAAGTGATTTGTCCACACTGCCAATATCCACTAGCAAGGATCTCATTCAGAAAAATCTCAGCTACATACACTAAAGAGGAGCTTTCAGATTTAAGTTGGAAACTAAAACAAACTAATTTAGAATTCAACGCTAACATGCCTATATAAACACCAAAAACAATCCTGAATAGCACACCACAACACATCTTTCAAACATTTCACTGACCAGCCTAAAAGTAGTTATTCCAATTGTCTGTCACACTACAGGAGCCACCATGGTTGCAAAAAATCAGTTCTATCATATTTCACTAGCATTGCTTTTCTGCATGGGATTCTTGGCTTTTCAAGTCTCATGTCGCAGCCTCCAAGATGCCACCATGTATGAGAGGCATGAGGAATGGATGGCTCGTTATGGCAAATGGTACAAGGACCCTCAAGAAAGGGAAAAGCGTTTCAGGATATTCAAGGAAAATGTGAATTACATTGAAGCCTTCAACAGTGCTGCCAATAAACCTTATAAGTTAGCCATCAATCAATTTGCAGACCTCACCAACGAGGAGTTCATAGCTTCAAGAAATAGATTCAAGGGGCACATGTGTTCCTCAATCATAAGGTCAACCACTTTTAAGTATGAAAATGTGACTGCAGTACCATCCACTGTAGACTGGAGGCAAAAGGGTGCAGTGACACCCGTCAAGGACCAAGGCCAGTGTGGTACGTGCTTCATTACTCATTCACATTCCTGAGTAAAATTAAATTGCTTGATGATCTAACTATTAATAATTTACCTTGTGTAGGATGCTGCTGGGCTTTTTCTGCTGTTGCATCAACTGAAGGAATTCACAAACTGAGTACTGGAAAATTGATCTCTTTGTCAGAACAAGAACTTGTTGATTGTGACATAAAAGGGGTGGACCAAGGTTGTGCGGGTGGTCTTATGGATGATGCtttcaaattcatcattaaaaataatggaCTCAACACCGAAGCCAATTACCCCTATAAGGGTGTTGATGGAAAATGCAATGCAAATGCAGCAGCCAATGCTGCTAGCATTACTGGGTACGAGGATGTCCCTGCAAACAGTGAGAAGGCACTGCAAAAGGCTGTGGCCAATCAACCAGTTTCTGTTGCCATTGATGCCAGTGGCTCTGACTTTCAGTTTTACAAGAGTGGTGTCTTCACCGGTTCATGTGGAACTGAGTTGGACCACGGTGTGACTGCTGTGGGATATGGTGTCAGCGATGATGGAAGTGAGTATTGGTTGGTTAAGAACTCATGGGGAACAGAGTGGGGTGAAGAAGGTTACATTAGGATGCAAAGAGGTGTGGCTGCTCAAGAAGGACTCTGTGGCATAGCTATGATGGCATCTTACCCTACTGCATAATTATCAAATTTGTACACTACTATTTGTATTTCTAAACTGTGTTATGTTGTGTATAACGTGTATTTCTCATGAATCATTGTATTTGGAAATATTATTaatgatgaaatgaaaaatttgtCTTGTGACTAAACATGTTCTGATGGTTCATAGTTTATATTTTGCAATTGATCAGCTCCTACTGTATCCCAAGTTATGGGTCCACTACAACCTTCGTCTGTTCTTGGAACTCCAGTTACCAACATGTCTTTTGACGTCTTGGAACCATATCGCTGAGCCACCAGCAAATGTGCcaaatgttttgttttacatttttctttttgttattaaaatatgtaatcaTTATTGAGGAAGGCTCTATTTTCATAGGAAGTTCTTGGGTTTGTTAGACGACATGGGATTGACCGGAGCGACACACACTGTTCCTCTTAACTGTTGCTATAGCAGTGGCCAAGGCAAGCCAAATAAAGATTGGAATACtccttttttaatttgaacttGATTCTCTTGAAGTTAACATAATGGCTTAATCACGAGATATTTGACACGAACTTTTTGTAAAACTTAAAGAATGAAGTTTTGGATAATGGGGGCACAGGCACTTCTTCAGTTTTGATTGAACTAAAACTTTACACTTTGTCGAATTGACGACAATGAAATTCATGTGATAATGAGAAAGAAGTATGACAAACATGCATGAGAcactttgatattttattttaatttaccaTTGTTAAAAGACGGTGACAATCGTTTCCTTAATATGTGCAACATACTACGTACTTATCTGTCTGACCTACTAAATGATTAAACATGTCATATAGATGTGGTCAAcctcaaattataaaattaaccataaaaatttaataaaatcttaattaaaattactaaattcATTAAggatttaaaacttaattaagcctAATCTAAATTTTAGACCTTTTGTCCAAAGTTGAGGGCTGTTTATTGCAGTTAGTCCTAAGATCCTAATGATTTTAGACGACACATAGTGGATAGATCAAGTTACTGGTACTGTAATACTTAATGAAAACCTCTAAATGAACTGCATTCGTCTACTCGGCATTAAGAAACGTTCCTCATTATTAAAGTCTGAGTACAGTATTACATTAGTCATAATACATACTTGCATAGCAGCACTCAACCATAATAACAAAACTCAAATCAACATTATAGTTTAAGCACTCCGTAGAAAGGAATAGGCTCAAGAAAGGGTCATGTTCTAACTGGTAGACTGACGCAACTCAGGACGGACAAAGTCTGCATCTGGTGGCACTGAAATGTCCACTGTAGGTCTCAATTGAGCACAAAGTTCAATGGCTCCATGGACTTGGTCTGACAGGAAGTTGCTGATTAGGTCTTGGTTGCTAGGTGCTCCATTGTCCACAGCCACCAAGGCCTGCTGGGTTAGGATGTAATCAAATCGGGGAGCCCATTTCCTTGAACCCAGCCTTGCTGTGGTTGAACAGTTATCAACCATGAAAGAAACACCGCGAGCATGCATGAAAGGATTCAAAGAGTCAACAGACTCAATCACACTCTCGTTAATGATTTCAGAGTAAGAATGTcccttcttcctcaagatctcAATCTGGAATTTCgtaatcataaatttaaaaagcaaaataaaatgtCAACTCTATGATTTAATGCTACCCGAGTaaagataaacaagaaaaattagaataaatatcGAAATTCATAGGAAAAATTCCATCCTTTGTTAATACTAGATGACTTTCAGTCCCAATTCCCCAATTTGAAGATTAAATTCATCTAAAGATGCAAGTCAGGTGTTATTTATCTAAAGATGCAAGTCAGCTGTTTTCTTTTCCCCTTGCACAATTCTTAGTATGCAAGAATGACTGCATTTGATGAATGAAAAATTGTTAGTTTCAGGAATCTTAGATAGAGACCGATTGATTTCATGTttggtttattttaaaagaatatattcttagaaataatatttttaggaaTGTTTGTTGTtatgtttttcataaatttatgcTAGAGAGGTAAAATCTAACTTTTGTGATTTGTggttaaaataacaaattaattttatttgatcatTTAACATGAGTTTCACCTACTAAGACTTTACAGTTTTTGTTGTGCCATGTACTCGTGATATTCATTATGAGTTTCACCCCAAGAAAACTTAAGAGTGAATATTGCTACTTCGGAGACATTCATGCTCCAACATTTTCCCAAATTTATCAGTAAGGCCAACTTGCCGCAGGGAATATATAATACCAACTCCTAACAAAAACAGCTTGAAAATTTGCTAACAGAATAAGTAAACATACCTGCGCCATCATTAATGCCACATAGACACCGGCCGTAAACGGATATAATGGGCCTAGATCACCCGCTGGCCTAGTAGATCGGACACGCTCACCAACCTTCCACATCCTGGTTTGATCAATTTTCCCCATGGGAAAGGCAGGCAGACCCTCTTTCTCCTGTAAAATACAGGTACAGTTTAGATATTGCACAATGCCCAGCTCTAAATGGAAAGTGAATATGCACTTACATAAAAGCGACGTCCAGCCAAGACAACACTGCGAATCTCACTCCCAGCAGCAATATCCTCATAGCACTCGTACAAAATATCCATGCAGGGATAATATGAAGCACTATATGCTTTCTCAAATTCCCTTTTTCCATCTTCAGATAAAGCATTGTATACAGCTAACATGCCCTATACAGacaaaaaaagaagttaattcAGAAGCACAAATTCACATGCTCTGGGAAAAGCTTTGTTATTATGTTTCAGAGGTGCATAACAGTAACATTGCAAATGTGGAATGTAAGTATCTAAGCCTTGGGTTTTATTTCCAGGTGATTCTTGGGCTGAAACTTGAAATGTGAGGCATATCTTGTACCATATCACACTCATTcagtattaataatatttttgtttctttaaaataaaacataatcaGGGAAAAAGATCCAAAGGGACAAAATCACTAAAATGTGAGTATGAGATCACAACCTTAGTCGAGATGATTCTAGATATAGTTCCTGTAATGCTCTCAACAGTGTTGTTATATGCCAAATCTTCATTCATTCCATGTTCAGTGTACCTCCTAAACAAGGATTCCACAACACCATGAACAGCCCCAAGCAAAATGCCTATAAACCATAAAAGCAGAAAGTAGGCAATAAGACTTCAAAGACAACATCAAGGAAGTAAGAGAAAGATTCTTGCCTCTCTCTCCAAAGATGTCACTCCTGTATTCCATCTCTAATGTAGTGGCAAATGTAAAAGGGGAACCAAGGGCAACGGACCATGCCAGAGCAACATCGGTAGCTCTGCCATCCACATCCTACAAGTAATGATGGAGCTCAGACccagaaaataattaatacaaatataatgaTTCCTAGCAGGAACAACAAAAGGAGGGAAGTAAAACGAGATGAAAATACACCACACCTGGTGGACTGCAAAACTTGAATTAATTCCAGCCCCATTTATCTCTTTGCCTTGGACATACAGTCTCCTTACAGAAGGACCCATACCTTTCGGGCATACAGCAATTACGCTGAAGTGCTTCGGAAAATCAAGTCCCATTGACTGTAAATGCCCAAGAAGAAAACCATGTGACAGCCCAAGTATGCTATTTGGCTTCatgtaggaaaatattttttcataattatctGCCTGCATTGTgtgaataaaaaagaattacaaagaCACCAAATATCAGGAAACTTCAAATCACTGCAGCATTAATTGAGCAACTAGTTCATTATTATTGCCAAATCAGCATAATTTGAAACATTAAGATATCACCACAATAACTTTAATACGttatcaaaattatttacaaataattaaatgagcGCTCTCTTCAATTAACAACCTGTGCAGAATCAGAAATCAACAGCAACACAAGATCACTGCCTGAGATGGTTTCCCATATGTCACCCAGAGTTCCATTCTCCTCACTAAAACCAGCTGCACGAGCCTCACCAAAGGAACGAGAACCTTTCCTGAGGCCAACCTGCATTGCCAAAACATCATGTTAAATTAAACGCAGTTTCAACATCCAAGAGTGACCGATCAATTAAATCAACCCAGAATCACCTTAACCACAATATCAGACTTTGCATCAGCAAGAGAGTCCCGCAAATTCTGTGCCTGTGCAGGTCCCTGGTGAAGGCAGTTAAAACAATCTCGTTAAACAAAAGTTATACACAGAGCTGAACgagtaaaaagaataatataatcaaataatagTTTTAGTCTTTCAAAAAACTACTTTTGGGACTACTAGTCCCTACAATTATTCGAACCACGGTCACTTGAGAAAGCCGTCTGGCAGTGCTTCCAACAAGATTGACTACGGGAGAGAATTTCAATgtggaaaaaacaaaattttattttaattttcatattatttcatttttatttaatttgtatcaGCATATTCAGAACTCTAgattttatttgagtttaataatatattttcactGTCAATCCATCAGATGTCATATTTAACATATCACTTCTGCAGTACTCGCTATAAAATTCATCGATGTCtctatataaaacttaaaaaaaaaaagaaaaaaagaaaccacTCTACATTATCATTAaacacattatttattaaatttccaAAGTCCAAAACCAAAATTTACCACATACATTTTCATAAACGAACAAACTTATCACTTATTAATTAATGAGGACATGTTAGGAGGTTAGGATAAGCTTTTATGTAAACatatttagaaaaaacaaaatagataaACTTCACTGTAAGCTACAACCACCTTAaactaaacttaaaatttatatatgtttaaaaatgaatttatataaactaaaaattagtaaaatttaacttataGTAAAccttgtttccttttttttttttttttcttacaactGTTTGGAAAAAATCTTCATCCAAACATGTCCTAAACCGTTTTCTACCTGCGAACCCCATCCGATGACACCAATCTGCCTAATCCCCTTGAAAGCAGCCGGCAGCAGAGGGAACAAGTCCCTCCCTCCTTTCACAATATACTGCATGCAACAAACCAATACCGAGGTCAATTCAGTTTTTCACTAAACTAACGGAATAAAATATTCagaataattaacaattaattatttaattggcGAGAAATTCTGAGCACAGCGGTGCAGAACCTCATCGTGTCCGGCGAGGTTAATCTTCTCCTTCCGGAAAACGGAGGTTTCGAAGTCCAGCGAGGGTGGCGGGGCCACGGCGGGCGCGGCCACATTGCGAGCACCGAGCGCGGCCATGGAGAGGGGCCTGAATTGGAAGGCGAGCTTGGAGAATGCGCGTTTGGGAAGGGCGACGAAGGTTTTGGTGAGGACGGGCTTAGCGTAGAAGGTTCTGGAAGTGGCGCAGAGTGAAGTAGAAGAAGCGGTTGTCGACATTTTATAGGCCAGAAAAAATAAGTAAGAGCGGAGACGCTAACAATCGGCGCAGCAAAACGGTGTGTTTTATGCGCAGGGATTAGAGCCACACTCGGCTAACGTGCGCCGCGTCGACACGACACGACTCGCTCGCTGTGTTGTGCTGcgttgttttcttttcttatctGCTAcctagatttttttatttgttttcgtGGTTTGCAACCACACGtgttatatgaattttttatatatattttataaataataaatatggtaACGTAATAAGTAACTATTCCGGTCTTTAGTACAGTTTGAGTATCTGTGATGCATATTTTTATGAGTGGATTCTACATAGACCAATTAAACAAGTGGGTATACTGTTTGTAATCATTATGCTTTTGACATTAAAACGATAAGAGTGGATAtcctttttactttattaaagcATATTTCATGATTTATTAGCGTATACTTCACAATTTATGTAGTATTTATAGCTTAGAATTaatggtatttttatttttatctctatagtaataatttagttttttatttattttctatttaatgtatttttatatttttttaaaaagtttaatgtgatatttttgttaaatattttagtgtCAATGTTTATGCTGAGAATAATAACTTGATATAcactaatataattatttacttttttaaaataattaggaAATGACTTAATGATAAAGTTGAAAGAAATGGCAcaagataattttaaatagttatcAATCAATTTTAGAGATAAATTTAAGTgtgtttttttcaatttcaaaaacaaaataagaaaaataacattagTTGATTTAATACGAAagaaatctttttaaaaaatataaaattacattaaataaaaaagtttaatcattactagaaaaaaaatactattaaacttatattttataaaaaattatatgatggcacaataataaataagataatatttttcttatattaattgtatttataatggTCTAGacgtaataatatttttgtaaataaaaaagaaaactttttataCTGTTGAAATTATAACTAGTATAAAAAGTGGATACAGTGgtatttttgtattgaataaGAAATATTGATTCTAATAATAATCGATATAGAAAGTAAACGTGATgccatttttgtaataaataagaaaaaatttttACATTGATTCTAATTATAACCCGTATAAAAAATAGAAACGGTgtcatttttgtaataaataagaaaaaaatttatatcagttataattataacatataGAAAGTAGcttcctttttttattatttgtaaacaTAGGGTTCCTAAATCCCtaactctcattttctttattgGAAGACTCACATCGACTACGATAAGGTCCATTTAGAGTATATAGTGGGTGTAAACATCATCTTAAAAGTTGGTTTTGTGGACTTAAATGAAGCCCAATGTCAAAGCTTATATCCAGATAATTGAGTATAGGGATAATTGGAGAGAAAGTGTCATAATTtcgattcaaatttttttttacaattggGTTTGTGATCTTCCTGTGTGGGTAAGCAAGGTTACGAAAAATTGTGGGATCGTGATTTTGGCTGCAATGTTTAAGAAAACTGTCTATGACCATGGTTTTTGGCTGCAACATCAAAACGAGGTTtaagaaaatatcattttccttCGCTGTTTTCCTCTCCCATCTCATTTTGCACAGagttggtgttggtgttggtgttgttttgttggaatgtcTGACAAtggtttgagaaaaataaaaataatatgtttagaatggaaaagaagaagaaggtgaggaAGGTTTGAAGTCAAAAGGGGATCTGGAAGAGGAAGAGTGTGAGAGCCAGGTTCTTACCCTAGAaaggattttattttaaacttaaaataaaataaattctaccCCTATGCGCCACGTCATAATTAATTGATTCGTCAGCATGCCACGATACATTAAATTTAACGCCATCCACTAAAATTAACGGTAAGGGCATTATTGGTTCAATTTTAccaaattagggacccaattgatcactttcaaaattggaggacccaattgatacgaacacacaaatatagggacctccgaacctattaaatcatttttaaaatgaccatttgattttttttgtaaaaagtaACTTTTGAATTTATATGTTTGCAAGTTTTGTAAAACATGACGTCGTTCGGCTAACTTCGAAGTCTAGCTTTACGTCGTTCCATTCCAAcgccaaatttttttttaatataaatatttattcaaatattaaacatCAGACATTTTAATATTCGACGTGTCTTAAACAATAAGTAACATCGATCTACATAAATGGATGTTAATTTTACGTCATACATTTTTGTTCTTGACGTCAACTTTATATCTCTCCCCTTACATTTGACCTCAAATATTCCATTAAATATAACTAGTTATTCAGATATTAGACGTCGAACTTTATAGAGTGGATATAAAGGAGTAACGTCAAGCTGTAGGTGTTCGACGtcaaaaatattcgacgttgtacgctgCTTTTTTTGTACCAGTGTTGGGAACAAGATTTTTGAAGCAAAGTTTTGGAACGAGAATTTTGGAACAGAGTTTCCAAAATGCATGGAATATATTTTACAACAAGCTTTTtagaatgaatttttaaaaaagcaCATTATATCATTTAGAATGAATTTTTCGGAATGATAAAACATGAGATGAAGAGCATTTCGGAGCACATGAAATGTactcaaaaaatattttggcTTAATATCATTGTTGGTCcctattttcatcaactttattcGATATAggactcattttttttaatgttcaatCTAGTCccttatttcataatttatgttcaatttggtcattttggCTATCCAGTTAGTCATAAGTGAATgagttatttgtttttttatatacgTGGCAAATTAAAAGGAAATCTGGTATTTGAATGTGACAAATTAAACTCCATTGTCGCTGCATCGTCATTGTGAACTCCCCCACCACCTCTGCCCACCTCCTTCCTTTCATCGGGCAGGGAGATATTCTTCTCCTTCCTTTCAGAGTAGCGACGTCTATGTCGCGCGAAGACGCATTCTCGTAGTGGTAGAGTTTTCCCCTTTGAAGCAACCCGTGAAGGTCGACGCGGTTTGGGTGCAAACAATGTCACAGTGGCTGGCAAAGGCAGCGGGGATGCGTTGCGAGGGGTACCGGCGACGGCAATAGAGGGAATCGTGGTTTCAATCTTGTAATTTAGGGTTTGTGATCTTGTTTTCTAATTTGGAAAATTTTGGTTCCTTTATGTTTTCgcgttttagattagggtttcaaattgaaatttgaaattggaTGTTGTTTTGAGAAGTCCTTGTGTTCTTGATATTCTAGTTTGAGAATTTCATGTGTTCTTGATGCTTAACTACAGATTGTTGGTGCGATTTGAGGGttagggtttcaaatttgaCATTTGCGTTTTTGGATTCTATTTCTCGGGATTTGTGGGTCAAGGTTCCAATAAAACCACTTTCAAATACCagatttcattttaatttgcCAAATaccatattttcttttaatttgccacgtatattaaaaaaaggtttaaaccctcccttggttctcatttttgtatgaaaatctcagttcggtcatcattttttcatctgtctcaattgggtcatattttttgtaaaaatgaacacattttaccTTAACCGTCAACTGGTCTCAGACGACGTTAAATTAAGACCACGTGGAGCAGAGAAAATGTGTTGATGTGTGTTCCTCATTTATGTGGAGTGTTTTGATTAAAGGAAATGAAATCCCTAAAGTGAATATCCTTAAAGTCACATCACCATATATTCTCttcaatgttttatattaattatatgtttttttaatgaaattcatacaaaaataatatagataaataattaactattgTACATCAATCTATTAAGCAAACtttttaagtatatattttctttttaattttctaagcttttctttaaaaataaatttatataaataaaaaatatataaaataccgTAATTgactataataatattattttatcataagaCAAAACATACATCTTATAtattaaagatttattttagtatttttaatataatattgttaaattatttcattttatagaaCTTAATCCTAAATCATACATATTggaataaaaaaacttaataaaagtaaaagtaattttattaaaaagtttatagaattaaatatttataaagtctTAAAATCCTACCTATTACagttaatttatgatttttttgtatgttgattattttattttaataatattaaaaaaatacattaagataatatattaatttaattaataatccaATTTAATCATGTTCACTAGTcattattttgaactaaattattataaatttagttttttaattttaaaatttttataaaattatgtgtattttaactaaatattagtatacaaaattgtttatattatatcaaattattatataaaaataataacttatttaattatacaaaattgtttatattatacaaaattgtttatattatacaaaattgtttatattatatcaaattattattcatttcCTTATCCACCAAACAAAACCTCAAATCTTCAAAATCCTAATCCATTCCATTAAACCCTCCTCTCCTCTGTGTACCTCTCTCCCTTCCACCctctctgattccatctctgCCTCCATCCAATCCTTCCAGAACCTTCTAGGGTCCAACTGGAACAAAACCCTATCTCCCCTCATTATCCTCCCTCCAAGTGTCGCCAAAGCTCCTCCCGCTGCTCCGAACCTAAACCAGTTGACGAGAAACCTAAACTTATCGCGCGCCTCGAAATTCTTGCCCATATTGCTCTGTTGTGCTTTTCGCATCCAAGAAAATTGTTCCTGCTCTCTGCTCTGCTTCCCGGCATTCAGGCTGAATTGCTTGCCCTGGATCGC
The Vigna angularis cultivar LongXiaoDou No.4 chromosome 5, ASM1680809v1, whole genome shotgun sequence genome window above contains:
- the LOC108340462 gene encoding senescence-specific cysteine protease SAG39; this translates as MVAKNQFYHISLALLFCMGFLAFQVSCRSLQDATMYERHEEWMARYGKWYKDPQEREKRFRIFKENVNYIEAFNSAANKPYKLAINQFADLTNEEFIASRNRFKGHMCSSIIRSTTFKYENVTAVPSTVDWRQKGAVTPVKDQGQCGCCWAFSAVASTEGIHKLSTGKLISLSEQELVDCDIKGVDQGCAGGLMDDAFKFIIKNNGLNTEANYPYKGVDGKCNANAAANAASITGYEDVPANSEKALQKAVANQPVSVAIDASGSDFQFYKSGVFTGSCGTELDHGVTAVGYGVSDDGSEYWLVKNSWGTEWGEEGYIRMQRGVAAQEGLCGIAMMASYPTA
- the LOC108340461 gene encoding ketol-acid reductoisomerase, chloroplastic; amino-acid sequence: MSTTASSTSLCATSRTFYAKPVLTKTFVALPKRAFSKLAFQFRPLSMAALGARNVAAPAVAPPPSLDFETSVFRKEKINLAGHDEYIVKGGRDLFPLLPAAFKGIRQIGVIGWGSQGPAQAQNLRDSLADAKSDIVVKVGLRKGSRSFGEARAAGFSEENGTLGDIWETISGSDLVLLLISDSAQADNYEKIFSYMKPNSILGLSHGFLLGHLQSMGLDFPKHFSVIAVCPKGMGPSVRRLYVQGKEINGAGINSSFAVHQDVDGRATDVALAWSVALGSPFTFATTLEMEYRSDIFGERGILLGAVHGVVESLFRRYTEHGMNEDLAYNNTVESITGTISRIISTKGMLAVYNALSEDGKREFEKAYSASYYPCMDILYECYEDIAAGSEIRSVVLAGRRFYEKEGLPAFPMGKIDQTRMWKVGERVRSTRPAGDLGPLYPFTAGVYVALMMAQIEILRKKGHSYSEIINESVIESVDSLNPFMHARGVSFMVDNCSTTARLGSRKWAPRFDYILTQQALVAVDNGAPSNQDLISNFLSDQVHGAIELCAQLRPTVDISVPPDADFVRPELRQSTS